The following proteins are co-located in the Malassezia restricta chromosome II, complete sequence genome:
- a CDS encoding SMR domain protein produces the protein MEKQHGSGAGAHLGMSNETEADALIERYASVLDPSLILAIANEPGQSTDEASKILDALVETVPPECVQEKPVSAELTLLFLQQSFPHVAYEKLETLLISSDGDIDMVIDKLYAEDMLAQEPTMPVPKGLDYDALAEGLASKKSKPSNKFKKRTTGPITVSLTDQRSPHHIYYDKRVPRPASKLPDTSVDTFGLTDEEMARKLQNAERDAADAASEPVADQQWLLASSSLSQLAALLGMSPARIQSLFHQSSFNLHLTFGRAVEAAMISPQAQEAVQAPEFATTCASLASITEETEREIARLLQAAQGHQDAVLDLLQLRNVIREAADGLVDGPDILDPAGRIGTHRDNAERVTSTQSVHKPVTGSVPHWLPSGDAAFTYAGRASRAGVSRAEAHQPGGITLPASAGRVAMAPAWQDEMDDRVYSSEDCRERAAEYRARRNEALQQAARSAQQSRTSRMGGAAMVYAEEARKYDMEARRWQLRASSALVDQRRLDAQSSGHDSRAADRIDLHGLTVHEALTVVAQHVARWQSTPLGEARSRPPLEIITGRGVHSRHSVSVIRPAIERYLRQRGFRVDTVSNAGALYVKAPTAT, from the coding sequence ATGGAGAAACAGCACGGATCTGGGGCAGGGGCTCATTTGGGCATGTCCAACGAGACCGAGGCCGATGCGTTGATTGAAAGATACGCGTCAGTGTTGGATCCTAGTCTTATTTTAGCCATCGCGAATGAGCCTGGACAGTCGACAGATGAAGCATCTAAAATTTTGGATGCGCTGGTAGAAACAGTACCGCCCGAATGTGTGCAGGAGAAGCCTGTGTCTGCTGAGCTCACCCTGTTATTTCTTCAGCAAAGCTTTCCGCATGTGGCATATGAAAAACTCGAGACACTGCTTATTTCGAGTGACGGAGATATTGACATGGTAATCGACAAATTATATGCTGAGGATATGTTGGCCCAGGAACCAACGATGCCTGTACCAAAAGGCCTGGATTATGATGCTCTGGCTGAGGGTTTAGCTAGCAAGAAATCCAAACCTTCCAACAAATTCAAGAAGCGCACCACAGGACCTATTACCGTGAGTCTGACTGACCAGCGCAGTCCTCATCACATTTACTACGACAAACGCGTGCCGCGACCTGCATCCAAGCTGCCAGACACGTCGGTGGACACGTTTGGACTCACAGATGAAGAAATGGCACGCAAGCTACAGAATGCAGAGCGGGATGCGGCTGATGCTGCGTCAGAGCCTGTAGCTGACCAGCAATGGCTTCTAGCGTCTTCTTCGCTGTCTCAATTGGCCGCCTTGCTCGGCATGTCGCCAGCACGCATCCAAAGCCTATTCCATCAGTCTTCCTTTAATTTGCACTTGACTTTTGGTCGTGCAGTGGAAGCAGCGATGATAAGCCCacaagcgcaagaagcaGTGCAGGCGCCTGAATTTGCTACCACATGCGCTTCGCTCGCCAGCATTACCGAGGAGACGGAGAGAGAGATCGCGCGACTTTTGCAAGCGGCGCAAGGGCATCAAGACGCTGTGCTTGATTTgctccagctgcgcaaCGTTATCCGTGAAGCAGCAGATGGCCTCGTGGATGGCCCTGACATTCTTGACCCTGCCGGTCGCATCGGAACACACAGGGACAATGCGGAACGAGTCACATCCACACAGTCTGTTCACAAGCCTGTCACGGGTTCCGTGCCGCATTGGCTCCCGAGTGGTGATGCAGCGTTCACGTACGCAggtcgtgcgtcgcgagcaggAGTATCGCGCGCAGAAGCACATCAACCTGGTGGTATTACTCTTCCCGCCTCGGCAGGCCGtgtggccatggcaccagCATGGCAAGATGAGATGGATGACCGTGTCTACTCGAGCGAAGATTGTCGTGAACGCGCCGCTGAGTACCGTGCGCGAAGAaacgaggcgctgcagcaaGCTGCGCGGAGTGCACAACAATCGCGCACGTCTCGGATGGGAGGTGCGGCTATGGTATACGCAGAGGAGGCGCGCAAGTACGACATGGAGGCACGACGATGGCAATTGcgggcgtcgagcgcgctgGTGGACCAACGGCGTCTGGATGCACAGAGCAGTGGGCATGACAGCAGAGCCGCGGATCGTATTGACTTGCATGGTCTGACCGTGCACGAGGCCCTGACCGTGGTGGCACAGCATGTGGCACGATGGCAGTCTACGCCATTAGGCGAAGCGCGCTCCAGGCCACCGCTCGAAATCATCACGGGCCGAGGTGTGCACAGTCGACACAGTGTGTCGGTGATTCGCCCGGCGATCGAGCGCTATCTTCGCCAGCGCGGCTTTCGAGTCGACACGGTATCCAATGCAGGTGCGTTGTATGTCAAGGCACCCACAGCCACATGA